One region of Trichosurus vulpecula isolate mTriVul1 chromosome 1, mTriVul1.pri, whole genome shotgun sequence genomic DNA includes:
- the BUD31 gene encoding protein BUD31 homolog produces the protein MPKVKRSRKAPPDGWELIEPTLDELDQKMREAETEPHEGKRKVESLWPIFRIHHQKTRYIFDLFYKRKAISRELYEYCIKEGYADKNLIAKWKKQGYENLCCLRCIQTRDTNFGTNCICRVPKSKLEVGRIIECTHCGCRGCSG, from the exons ATGCCTAAAGTAAAAAGAAGCAGGAAAGCTCCTCCAGATGGCTGGGAGCTCATTGAACCTACCTTGGATGAATTGGATCAGAAGATGAGAGAAG CTGAAACTGAGCCTcatgaaggaaagaggaaagtagAATCTCTCTGGCCCATCTTCAGGATCCATCACCAGAAAACAAGATACATATTTGACCTCTTTTATAAGAGGAAAGCCATAAGTAGAG AATTGTACGAATACTGTATTAAAGAAGGTTACGCAGATAAGAACCTGATTGCCAAGTGGAAAAAACAAGGCTACGAAAATCTGTGCTGCCTCCGTTGCATCCAGACTCGGGATACCAATTTTGGTACCAACTGTATATGTAGGGTTCCAAAAAGCAAGTTAGAAGTG GGGCGGATCATTGAGTGTACCCATTGTGGCTGCCGAGGATGCTCTGGTTGA